The genome window AGCTGTGGGGCGAGATATCACGGATCGCAAACAGGCAGACGAGACGTTGCAAAGCGCCCGCGAAGAACTGGAAACCCGCGTCGCGCAACGCACCGGCGAACTCCAGGAGCTAAATGAGCGACTGCAACAGGAGATAGAAGTTCGCTACCAGGCGCAAGAGGCGCTGCGGCAACGCTTCAGCCAACTTCAAACCCTTTATCAACTAGCCGATGCTGTGAGGCGAGCAGCAGCGATTGAGGAGATTTACGAAGCGGCTTTAAATGGTATCGGGCACTCTTTGCAAATTACGTGTGCCGGCATCTTGCTATTAGAGGCAGATAAGGGTTTGCGTTTCAAAGTCTGGCGCGGGCTTTCCCATGATTCTTGTAAGGCTTGTGAAGAGTATTTTTGCCTTGGCTCTAAGCAAAAAACCAAGAAACCGATTTTAATCACAGATATTGCATCTTTGCAAGCCCCCAATTTCTTGCCGGCACAAGCTGTTTTGCTGCGAGCCGGTATTCAAGCGTTGGCTTTAATTCCCCTGGTTTTTCAAGGCCGGCTATTGGGGAAATTTTTGCTGGGTTACAGCCAGCCTCATTTTTTCAGTGACGAAGAAGTACAGTTAGCTCAAACCATCGCCAACCACATTGCTTTTGCAACCGAACGCAAGCGAGCAGAAGCCGCACTTTGTGATAGCGAGGAGCGATTTCGCAGGGTTTTTGATGAGGCACCGATTGGCATGATACTTGCCGGCACAGACACCCGATTTTTTAAAGTAAATCGAGCTTTATGTGAGATGTTGGGTTACACGCCGGCAGAAATGACAGCCCTCACGGTTGAAAATATTACGCATCCCGAAGATCAGGGGAAGGAATTGCTGTATGTGGAGCGCGTTGTTCAAAGGGAAATTGACAGCTTTCAGCTCGAGAAACGCTACATTACAAAGCAGCAAAATGTTTTGTGGGTGCATCTGACTTCGAGCGTTATGCGTGATCCTAAGGGGGAAATCCTTTATGCTTTGGGAATGGTAGAAGACATTACTGAGCGCAAACAAGCTGAAGAAGCTTTGCGTGCCAGTGAAGAGCGTTTTCGCCAGCTTGCAGAAAATATTCGGGAAGTTTTTTGGATCATTTCAGCAGATAGGAATCAGCTACTTTATATCAGTCCCGCTTCTGAAGAGGTATGGGGACTCAAGCCGGAAACTTTATACGAAAAGCCGCACTCATGGCTGGACGCTTTGCATCCAGAAGATCGGGAACGGATCAGGGCGATTAAGGCGCAACAGAAGGCAGAAGATCCTTTGACTGTAGAGTATCGGATCGTGCAGCCTGATGGTTCAATTCGCTGGATATGCTCGCGCTCTTTTCCCATTCGTAATGAGTCGGGTGAGGTTTACCGCATTGCCGGCGTTGCAGAAGATATTACCGAGCGCAAGCATTTTATTGCTGAACTGAGCAAGGCGTTGGAAACAGAAAAAGAACTCAACGAACTCAAATCTCGGTTCGTTTATATGGTGTCCCACGAATTCCGCAACCCCCTGGCTTCAATTGTCATGTCGGTTGAATTACTCCAACGTTACGGAGATCGGGCATCTCAGGAGAAAAAAAATCAGTATTTTCAGCGAATCCAAGCCGCTGTTAAACAGATGATTGATTTGTTAGAAAATGTGCTGGTGATCGGTCGGACAGAGATGGGAAAACTCTCTTTTGATCCGGTGCCGGTGGATCTGGAAGCCTTTTGTGAGGAATTAGTAGAAGACTGCCAACTTAGAGCCGGCAATCTCCATACAATTACATTTATCTCTCACCCTCCCAATTCTGGAATAAACTCGCTTTCTCTATGTACCCATTCCTTAATGCCGGTGTCTCCAGTTTCTCATTCTCTTCCTTGCATGGATGAAAAACTTTTGCGGCAAATTTTAAGCAATTTGCTTTCAAATGCGATAAAATATTCGCCTCAAGGCGGCACAGTGCATTTGGTACTTTTCAATGAGGGAAGCGAGGTTATTTTTGAGATCAAGGATGAAGGAATTGGCATTCCCCCAGGAGATCAACCTTACTTATTTGATTCATTTCATCGCGCTACCAATGTTGGCAAGATTCCGGGGACTGGGTTGGGATTAGCAATTGTTAAAAAGGCGGTTGATTTACACGGAGGCACCATTACCGTTCATAGTGAATTAGGTATGGGGACAACGTTTACTGTGCGGTTACCTATTTAGTAAATTTCTAGGTTTCAGTTTTATTCAAAATGTTTAAATGCGAGGCCGGCAATATACCCACCTCACAAATATTCTGGCACTGTTGATGATTTTATCCGGACTGGAAACAAAGATTTAAAACAGTTCTGCTCCATTAAATTTCTGAGTATTCTGAACCTTTGCACCTTCTCCACAGGTGCGCGGTGTGGGAAACATTTTTCCGGGATTTGCTAACCCTTTGGGATTAAAGACTTGGCGCACCCACTGCATTGTTTCTAAATCGGTTGCGCTGAACATATCTGGCATATAGCATTTTTTATCTGCCCCAACGCCGTGTTCTCCGGAAATGCTCCCGCCAACTTTTACGCACAGTTTAAGGATTTCTCCGCCCAATTCTTCTACAACTTCCAAAGCACCGGCTACTGAGTTATCATAAAGAATCAACGGGTGAAGATTTCCATCACCGGCATGAAAAACATTTGCCACTCGATAGCCATATTTCTTGCTCAGTTCTTCAATTTCTTTGAGAACAAATGACATTTGTGTGCGGGGAATTACGCCGTCTTGCACGTAATAATCTGGGCTTAAATGACCGGCTGCAGCAAAGGCGGCTTTTCGTCCTTTCCAAATTTTTAAGCGCGTTTCTGGATCGCTGGCTGTTGTGATGCTGCGTGCGCCATTTTTAGTGCAAATATCTGCAACGCGCTGTTTGTTTCTGGCAACTTCGACTTCTAATCCGTCTATTTCTACCAGTAGAATTGCCCCAGCATCGCGGGGATAGCAGCCGGTGGCAACCACATCTTCAACGGCATTAATGCTGAGGTTGTCCATGATTTCCATGCCGCCTGGAATAATGCCGGCGCTGATAATATCGGAAACGGCATCACCGGCTTCTTCAATCGTGGTAAAATCTGCCAGCAAAACGCAAATCGATTCCGGTGCTTTGAGAATTCGCAGGGTGATTTCTGTGGCAATTCCCAAAGTTCCTTCGGAACCCACAAATAAGCCGGTGAGATCGTAACCGGGCATTTCTAGAAGTTCGCCGCCCACTTCTACAATAGAACCATCGGGCAGCACCAATTTTAAGCCCATCACATGGTTGGTTGTAACGCCATATTTTAGGCAGTGGACGCCACCAGAATTTTCCGCAACGTTGCCGCCAATTGAGCAGATAATTTGACTGGAAGGATCGGGTGCGTAATAGAAACCGGCACCGCTAACTGCTTGAGTTACCCAGTTATTAATCACACCAGGTTGCACAACCACTCGCTGATTTTCCAGGTCAATTTTAAGGATTTTTCGCATCAAAGCGGTGACGATTACCACGCAATTTTCCACCGGCAAGGCACCCCCCGATAAGCCGGTGCCGGCACCTCTGGCAACCCAAGGCACGCCGTTGCGATCACAAATTTTGACAATTTTTGCGACTTCTTCCGTCGTTTTCGGCAGCACAACAACAGCCGGTATCTGCCGGTAGCTGCTGAGTCCGTCGCATTCGTAGGTAAGCAATTCTTCTTTGCGCTGCACAACGCCGGTTTTGCCGACTGCGCTTTCAAATTCTTTAATAATTGGTTTCCAGTTACGGGGTTTGTCTAAAGCGATCATCGGTGGCTTCCTGCTGGCGACGGAGACAAGGTTAGCGGCATGACTTTGTTTTCGATCCTAATACCATTTTGCGATGCAATTCGCTTTATTTCCAAGGTTTAAAAATAGGTGAGGCTATGGAACGATAAGTCGGCTGAATATACAAACTAAAAATATCTAATCAATTAGAGAACTCTAGGCAATCTGAGTTAAATTCCTGGTGGGACGCGAAGCCGGCAATAACACGAATGTTTTTTGGCATCCGCTCAATCGTACAATGAGGTTCACGTATTCCATTAATTCAGGAGAAAGGGCAAATGCCAGGTGCAGTCGGTATGGTTGAAGTGAAAGGTCTTCCTCCTGCGCTTGCAGTGGCAGACGCAATGGTTAAAGCCGCCCGTGTTACGCTGGTTGGTTATGAAAAAGTGAGCAGTGCTCGCTACACGATCATTGTTCGGGGAGATGTCGCTGAGGTGCAAGCTGCGGTGGCGGCTGGGGTGGATTCAGTTAAGCGAGTGACGACTGAGGAGGATTTGTTACTCTCCTACCACGTCATTGCTCGTCCCCATGAAAATATTGATTGTGTTTTACCTATCCACTACACAGCGGCTACGGAACAGTTTCGAGTGTGAGCGGCGCTAGTTAATTTCAGTTGCACCTTCTTAGCATAAAGGTGCAACAGTTTTGATGGGAAGCCGGCAAATTAGCAACTATCGGTTATCTAATCTAGATAGCCGATCAGCTCATCCATATTGGCAGTAGTATTATCAGCAATTGGACGTCCCTCCGGTAAAGGCCGTAAGTGAATCATTCCGGAATTTTTTTTGAGAGCAAGTGCGCTTTGGGGAAGCGTATCTTGGATGTTTGTTTCGTTTGATTTAGCTGTTTTAGCCATGTTTATACGGTAACTCCTAACTCACTGTTCATCGGTCTGTAAATATTCGCACGCTCAGTTTTTACCTAAGTTACGAAGGCATAAAAAACTCAACGTTTATTGTGTTAATCTTAATTTAATTTGTTTTATTTATTAAACTATTTTTACAAAACTTTACATTAACTTCAAAGTGTTGACGCAAAAAGCCGGCTTGCCTTTGCCAGATTGAGCGAATTCAATTCAACTGTGCCGGTATTTCATTTAAGTAATAGTGACGCTGTGAGGCGTAAATTAAGCCATCAGATAGGTTTGCTCAGAATTCATGGGTAATACTCGCAACCGATGATTCTGCAAATCTGGCTCTAAACCAAGTTGCTGTAAAGGAATCACCCCTAGCAAAGCATACTTAAGTTCGGTGAGTTCCAGGCAATCAAATCTGCCTTCTCGATTTTCTACTACAAGTGTGGCATCGCCAAAAATCCGACCCCTTTTTACGCCGGCTAAGGTTTCTACGTTGGTTTCTCCGACCTGAATTAACCCCAACTGGCTGATCACGTGTGCCGGCAGACAAAGCATGGTTGCGCCGGTATCGACAACAACATTATCTAATGTAATAGCGCGAACTTCTTCAGATGGGATGAAACCCCGCTGATGGAGAACTTGATCGATGCGATTTGTGACGGTTAATGTGGTAATAACTTGACCCATTTGTTTTCCTTTAAGATTTGGCAGTACAAGTGTACCCATATTTTGATTTCTTTAAAGTTTGATTGATGATGTTTTAATTTTATCTCAATGCCGGCAGTTACTTTCAACACGAAATATTTGCTCCAAAGTTAGTGAGACAATTCTGATATTATTAATAACATTATCAGTTATGCCGTGATTCTCTTGGTGCATCTCATTAAACAACAAGTAGAAAATCGCACAACTCGCTCTTGGGAAGTTTCTATCCGAAATTCAGTTAGAGAAATTCAACGAAAAAACAAGCGCCGCAAAGCTGGAGGCTATTACTTAACTCAAGAATAATTAATGGAGACTTTAGAAGAAGCTTATCTAAATGCTATTGATGAAGCTTCCCTAGAAGTGGAAGAAGGGCGCTATGAAGCAGCAGAATTAGAACAACGGGTTAATAAAGAAGAGATTTTAACTCGCGCTTTGGGTTTAATTTTACCGGCAGCTTCATAATTGTCCTCAACTTTCTGCTCAAATGCCGGCTAAATCTCACACCGGCACCTTTTCTTCCTCCACTTCCACCGCGTCTGAAGCTGCCGGCAGAGAACAATAACCTCGCAAAGCATCCCGCGTCATTGCCAGCTGACTAACCAGGGAAATATCCTCCTCATTTAATAACCCCAACGCCTCATAAGGATTGTCTCGCTCAACCACCGGCAACTGATGCAACCCTCTAGCAGCCATCCGATCTAAGGCATCAGCAACCGGCTCATCATCGTAAGCTAAAAGAATTTCAGTTGTGCAGATATCTGCAATTTTCTGGTGGACTAAATAACTGATCAAAACATCGGTTTTCTCGCCTGATAAAATTCGATTCACATCTCGTAAAGTGAGAATTCCAATTAACCGGCCTGCCTCATTAATGACCAAGCTACTATGACAATTATGATTCGTTAAAGCTAAACCGGCTTCTATTAAAGTCGTTGTCCCAGATAAGATCAGCGGCGATTTATTCATCGCTTCTGAAACTCGAATATTTTGCAAGATTTCCCGCTTATAATCTTTTTCAATATTCAACCCAATTTGCTGCAAATTAGAACTAGAAGTTTTAACCGGCTTCAAACAATCAACCAGCCAAACACTCAATCCCACCGCCGCCATTAACGGCAACACAATTCGGTAATCTCGCGTTAATTCAAATAGTAATAATATCGCTGTGAGTGGAGCACGCGCACTGCCGGCAAGTACCGCAGCCATTCCCACCATTGCATAAGCCGGCGGCCCTGCCATCACTGATTGTATTGTTGGGATAGCTAAGACTAAAATCTTGGCATAAGCCGAACCCAAAGACGCACCGAGAAACATAGCCGGTGCAAACGTTCCACCCACTAAGCCACTTCCCAAACTAACCGCACTCATCACCAGCTTAGAAACCAGCAGGATCAGCAACAGTTGCAAAGAAAACTCCACATCTTGCAACATCGCTTCAATGGTTTCATAGCCAATGCCTAAAATTTGCGGCCATTGCAACGCCACCCAACCGACACAAGCACCCCCAATCATCGGATGAAGCCACCGGGGAATGCCACTGAACCAGACAAAAAGCGGCACTTCACCCCGAAAGCAACGCTGCGCTAACTTAACGGCTTGGGTGTAGGCAATTGAAACTAAACTGGCTAATAACCCCAAACCCATGTAGAGAGGTAATTCCAGAGGCGATAGCACTATATAATCAGGGAGTGCAAAAGCCGGCTGAGCACCCAATCCAATTTGAGCAATTAAAGCTGCCACCACTGCCGCCAACAGCACCACACTCACGGCTGAAGTGGCAAAACTCGTGCCCAGCACCACTTCCAGGGCAAAAAACACACCGGCAATCGGGGCATTAAACCCCGCCGCAATGCCGGCAGCCGCACCCGCGCCCAACAGTAATCGCTGCCGATCTTGGGAAACTTGCAGCGCTTGACTCACCAGCATCCCAAAATTCGCCCCAATTTCCACACTTGGCCCTTCCGGCCCTAAAGCTGCCCCAGTTCCCAAAGAAACCGAAGCCGCCACCATCTTAGTTACAGGTTTAAGAACGAGGGGAACCCCACCCTTTGGTTGCTGCACAGCCGCAATCATTGAGGAAATTCCAGGGCCAAAATCCGGCCAGCGCCAGCGCATGAGTCCGATGATTGCGCCGCCGAGGGTGGGAACACAGGCAAGTGTCCACGCGCCCCAAGGAGAAATGAACCCCATTAAACCCTCTAGCGTCAAGCTGTGGATCAGATCGATGAGGTAATGAAACGTAACGACGCCCATGCCGGTGCTGCCGCCAATCAGTACCGCCAAGATCATAACGACGGTTTCTGGGGTTGGCTGTAGCCGGTTGAGGAGGCGAGTTAGAAAGGAAGAAACAGAGGCAAGCGCTGGCTGTTTAGATTGCAGCCCATCAGAGGAGGTCAGGGCGGTCATTAAGGGAAGTAATTATAAATATTAGAGAAAGCTTAAGTTTTGTTTCTGTATTTATATTGTGATAGATCAATTAGCTGCCTTGCAAGGCCGGCTTAAGAACAGATACGTGAGATAGTTAAAGTCGGATCAATCCGGCTTTTGAACAGGTAAGTGCGCCAGATTCGCCCTGATGCACTTACCCATCGCCGGCTTAAGCCGCCGCCTAATAGCGAAAGTCGGATTAATCCGACTGAGAAATCATCAATCAGTCCTCTAAAGAGGACTTTTGCTATAAGACAGGGATTTCAATCCCTGGCGGGTAAGTGCGTGAGATTAGCCCTGATGCACTTACCCGCCGAAGGCTGATAGCAAAAGTCAGATCAAATCGAACTTATTTTTACGCCACCGGCACCGGCATTTTTACCTTTTGCCTCTCACCGATAACCGTCATTCGCACACCCCCTGCCGGCCCTAATGTTACGCCTCGGCGCACAGGTTGCACTGGCTGCTGATCAGCGAGGGATAGTTGCCAGTTAGATAAAATCGTCGCCAACACCAATTTCATCTCCAACTGCGCTAACGCCAAACCGATACAGCGCCGGCTGCCACCCCCAAACGGTAAATATTCATAGGGAGAGAATTGCCGGTCTAAAAACCGTTCCGGCTTAAACTGATTGGGTTCCGGATACACATCCTCGCGCTGGTGGGTGAGATAAATACAGCCGACCACCGGCGTCCCCTCTTCTAACTGATAACCCATCAACTGCACCGGCTGTTTCACAACCCTTGGGAAAGTCAGCATCGCAACCGGGCGAATCCGCAGGCTTTCTTGGCAAACAGCCGTCAGGTAAGGCAGCCGGAAAATCGCCATTGGATCGGGATTGTCACCCAAAGCATCGAGTTCTTGCACCAGCCGTTCACGGACTGCCGGCAGATGGTGCGTCCAGTAAAGCGCCCAAGCCAAACCCGTTGCCGTCGTTTCATGGCCGGCAAACAGCAGCGTCAGCAACTCATCGCGCAACTCCTCATCCGTCATCGGCTGTCCCTCTTCATCACGCGCCGACATCATCAAACTCAGAATATCTGTGCGCGAGGTATCGGCTTGCTGCCGGCGTTCTTCAATCTCAGCGTATAAAAGCGCATCAATTTCCCGTTTTTGGCGCAAATAACGTCCCCACGGACTCCAAGCACCTAAATCTCGTTGCCATGAGCGAATAAACAGAAAGCTAGCACCGAACGGGGAACTCAATCCTTCTAGCAGTTGCTTCGTGAGTTCTTGCAACTGCTCATAGCGAGGACTTTCGTGCAATCCAAACACCGCTTGCAAAATTACCCGCAGCGTAATCTTTTGCATCACACTCCGCGCAGAAAACGTTTCTCCCTGCGTCCAGTGGTTAACAGCTTGATTGGTAATATCAACAATTAATTGGCCGTAGTTCCGCATTCTGTCCCCGTGAAAGGGAGGCATTAACAACTGGCGATGCCGGCGGTGTCGTTGGCCGCCCAGCAGGATCATCGATTGATCCCCCACCAGTGGCTGTAAAATTTGGTTGGCTTCTCCCGGCGCTTCAAACTGCTTGGTGTCGCCGGTTAATATCTCCTGGATTGCTTGGGGGTTACTCACATAGATCAGGGGTGATCCCTTACGGGCCAAAGGCGTAGTGAAGATGTCCCCATACTGCTTCGCGCAGGTTTCCATATATGCCACTGGATTGGCAATCCACTGAATGAGCTGTAAAAAGGGATGAGTTTTTGGGCCAGCCGGCAGTGTCATAGCAGTAATTCCCGCTCAAATTTTATCAATCAAGGAAAGGAAGAAATTTTTCCCTGCGCTTATTGTAATCAAGCGGAAACAGTCATGATGGAACCGAGGTTTTAAGTACAAATGCACAGGAAAAATTGACCCACTGATCCTCTAATCCTGGTCTCTACCCTCACAAAAGCCAGCAACTTTTCCCTAAGCGCGATCCCCTATTACCTCTAATTATCTCTGCATGAAGCAGAAGTCATAAATTTCGGCAGCTTCAAAGCCGTAAGATCTTTATTAAATTACTCAACGAGTAACCTCATTTAGGTAGATCAGCATGACCTCAACAACCCCAGCATCAACAAAAGCCGCGCCAGATTTTTGTGAGGGAATTCAGCATTTTGGCGAAGCTTTGCCCGATTTCGACACTTACGGGAAAACCCCGGCGATTGCAGAAGGCAAAGGGGCAATTGCAGATCCCAATGATGCAGCCGCCGTCTTCCAAACTTTACTCGCTGCCGACGCCCTGCGCTATCTGACTCTGCAAGTCACCGGCAGCAAGGCTTCCGGACACCCCGGTGGTTTTGCTAGCCAAGCCGAAGCCTACGCTGCTTTGGTTATGCTGGGTTACAAAAATATCCTCACGGAAGTTGGACACCACGCCCCAGGCTTTTACAGCGCCATGTTCCTCGATCGCTCACTGGAGGATATGGGCATTGAGACGGTGCAGCAGTTGCGGGATCGCTTTCGGGAAAAGCACGGTCTTTTAGGTCATTTATCTGGTTACATTCCCGGCATTTTAGCCCCCGCCGGCCCTCTGGGACAAGGGCAGCACTTTGCAATGGCAGCCGCACTTTTACACCGCGATAAGCTTTTCCCGTTCACGATTGGGGATGGCGGCATGGGTGAACCTTACCCGATGAGCAGTATGGCGCACTTCAATACCGCTTATCCGAGTGTGACGAATTTCCTGCCGGTGTTGGTGTGGAATGGCTTTTCCCAAGAACATCACAGCATGGTTTCCACCAAATCTAATGAAGAGATGATTGCCTACTGGAAAGGCAATGGCTTTAAAGAAGTGATTTTGGTAGATGCCAAGGACTTTGACGATCAAAACCAGCCTGGGGCTTATGTTGATGGCACAGCGTTCTCGTTTAAGCAGCGCTTGGCATTTACAAAGGCGGTACTCTCAGGGGTTGATAAAGCGGCAAAGTCGGCGCTGGGCGGCACACTCACGGTATTTATTATCAAGCAATTGAAGGGTGCCGGTGTTCACGCGCTGGGGGCAAAATCTCACAATTTGTATGCAAAAGATACCCTTGACGCACCTCACATGATCACGGCGTTAAAACAACGCGCCCTTTCGCCGGAAGCATGGGCATTAGTGCGAACCAATGCGGAACGTGCGGGGGGTGGGCCGGCTGCTAAGACAGTTGTCACAGAATTTGAGTTGCCGGTGGCTGAGTTGGGTGAGTTGCCTTTGGAAGAGTATGCAGTTGGCGGTGCTCCGCAGGTTTCCACGACGGCGATGGGGCGTTTGGTGGGAAAAGTGGGACAAAGCGATCGCAACTTCTTGGTTACCAATGCAGATGGAAATGAAGCGTCTGGGATTGCCAATATTAACCAAGCATTGAAGATTATTCACCCAACTTCTGACGATCTCTATAATCAGGCACCGCAAGGGCAAGTTTACGAACCGTTGAGTGAAGATGCCTGCGCCGGCTTGGCGGTGGGATTATGTTTGATGGGTGCTCGTTCTCTGTGGTGCTCTTACGAGTCGTTTGCAATCAATGGTTTACCGATTTGGCAGACGGTAACGCAAGCAATGGCAGAATTACGCCGTGCAACACCTTCAACGGTGACGCTGTTTACTGCCGGCGCATTGGAACAAGGGCGCAACGGCTGGACTCACCAACGTCCGGAAATTGAGGCTTATTTTGCTTCAATGATGCGAAATGGCAATGTTTTCCCCCTGTTTCCACCCGATGCCAATAGCATTCAAGCTTGCTATGAATGGGCGCTGACGACGAGGAATAAGGGCATTGTGATTACTTCGAGTAAGTCACCGCTGCCGATTCACACCACATTTGAGCAAACTCGTCAAGGGTTGCGGGATGGCGCGGTGGTATTGCAAGAAGTGAAGGGCAGCGAGACTGAGAAAACGGTGGTGTTTGCGGTTATTGGCGACATGACGTTGATGCCGGTGTTTGAAGCGGCTGCTTTCTTGGAAACGGAAGGTTTAGGTGTGCGGATTGTTTCCATTATCAATCCTCGCCGGCTCTACCGGCCTCATGATGTTGCGTGGGATACTTGTTCACAAGCCGATGATGGTTTCTTAGATGATGCCGGATTTGAGCGTTTGTTTGGTGGCGGTGCGTTAATTGGTGTAACGGGTGGCGCGGCTGCCATGCTGGAACCGATTATGTTGCGGAGTAATAGCAAGCGCGATACGTTTGCCTGGAAGCGCGGGGAAACGACTGCAAGTGCGGGAGAGTTAATGGCGTTTAATGGGTTAACTGCGGAAGCATTAACAAAGCGTGCAATTGAGTTAGTTCATTAGATTGGATGTAATTTGATATTTTGCCTCGGCCTAATTTACACTTAGGTCGGGGCAAAAATTAACGGACGGATGAAAGAAATGGCAGAAGAGAGGAATGGTTAGAAGTTCAGTTTATTCCCAAATTCCTCCAAATTTTCAACGTCATGAACCCGCACTTATCAGAAAAAGTTCTGCCCCTTAAAGAACAGCGATTTCTACTTCCTGGCTATCAGACTTGGGAACAATTTGAAGCGATCAAAGCTCTAATGCCAGAAGTGCCGACTTTGCGAATCTCTTATCTTGATGGATCGGTAGAATTTATTACAAACAGCTCAGACCATGAAACAATAAAAACAAATTTATGTTCTTTACTCGAAACTTATCTTTTTAATAAAGGACTGAGCTTTATTCATAAAAGCTGCATTAATGTACGAGAAAAAGATAAAAGTGTTTCCTTTGAAATCGAAGAATCTTATAATATTGGAAAAAAGAAAGAACTACCTGATATTGCAATAGAAGTTGTCATGCTCAGGAGCGACATAGATAAGTTAGAAAAGTATAAGCGGTTTAACATCATAGAAGTCTGGTTTTGGGAAGATAACCAGCTTTCCCTGTATCGCCGGCAGGATGAGAAGTATGAACAAATTTCTCGCAGTGAATTTTTACCAGAGTTAGAGATAGACTTGCTAGCGCGTTGCGTAGGGATGCCTTCAAGGCTTGAGGCGAGAACAGAATTTTTGCAGGAAATCCGCCGGCAGCGATAGAGGAAGCGCCGCAGCCATCAAAAGATTATCGGCACACTTGCCGGCATAGAGAATGAGTCGGCTAAACTAGAAGTAATCATCTACCCCTGCCGGGATGAGCGCTGACAAGGGCTAAATATATTAAAGTGAACAGAAGGCTAACGCCAGACAACACCGGCATTCAAAAAGCGCGAAAAAGCAGGAAGCATCTCAGCTAGTAATTTTATCAAAGGAAAACTCGCCTGTGAGACCTGACTTGCAAGGATTGGAAATTTCCAAAGGAGAACTGAAGCGCCTGTGTGGAGTCGGATCTAGTCAGGTTTTAAGACCCCCGACTGCTGCTAAGTTTTTATCAGAAATTTCTCAAAGTTTGTTAATCAGCCTATTAATGGGAATTAGTGGAATTTTCTTAAATTACATATTTCCAGAGCATCTTATTTCACTGGTATTTATATATTTTTC of Microcoleus sp. FACHB-68 contains these proteins:
- a CDS encoding PAS domain S-box protein codes for the protein MSTAIRILILEDSPADTELILRELRRAGFAPSWQRVETEPDYLSRLQESFDIILADYILPQFNALRALQLLRASNLDIPFIVLTGSQNEEVAVECMKQGAADYLLKDRLARLGPAVLAALEAKQLRDDKRKAETEREESAARFRRLAENAPDIIYRYRIFPSPCFEYVSPAAETITGYTPEEHYADPELGVKIVHPDDREVLRQWTLQQSTDEVLVLRWIHKDGSIIWTETRSILVCDEAGKPIAFEGIARDITQAKLAQEALHKSEARYRAIVEDQTELICRFLADGTLTFANNTYCRFFGFERQDLIGCSFTPLIAGEEQQNILKTLNSLTPANPVRVLEHRVVVNGELRDLQWTNRALFDESGNFVEFQAVGRDITDRKQADETLQSAREELETRVAQRTGELQELNERLQQEIEVRYQAQEALRQRFSQLQTLYQLADAVRRAAAIEEIYEAALNGIGHSLQITCAGILLLEADKGLRFKVWRGLSHDSCKACEEYFCLGSKQKTKKPILITDIASLQAPNFLPAQAVLLRAGIQALALIPLVFQGRLLGKFLLGYSQPHFFSDEEVQLAQTIANHIAFATERKRAEAALCDSEERFRRVFDEAPIGMILAGTDTRFFKVNRALCEMLGYTPAEMTALTVENITHPEDQGKELLYVERVVQREIDSFQLEKRYITKQQNVLWVHLTSSVMRDPKGEILYALGMVEDITERKQAEEALRASEERFRQLAENIREVFWIISADRNQLLYISPASEEVWGLKPETLYEKPHSWLDALHPEDRERIRAIKAQQKAEDPLTVEYRIVQPDGSIRWICSRSFPIRNESGEVYRIAGVAEDITERKHFIAELSKALETEKELNELKSRFVYMVSHEFRNPLASIVMSVELLQRYGDRASQEKKNQYFQRIQAAVKQMIDLLENVLVIGRTEMGKLSFDPVPVDLEAFCEELVEDCQLRAGNLHTITFISHPPNSGINSLSLCTHSLMPVSPVSHSLPCMDEKLLRQILSNLLSNAIKYSPQGGTVHLVLFNEGSEVIFEIKDEGIGIPPGDQPYLFDSFHRATNVGKIPGTGLGLAIVKKAVDLHGGTITVHSELGMGTTFTVRLPI
- the glcD gene encoding glycolate oxidase subunit GlcD; protein product: MIALDKPRNWKPIIKEFESAVGKTGVVQRKEELLTYECDGLSSYRQIPAVVVLPKTTEEVAKIVKICDRNGVPWVARGAGTGLSGGALPVENCVVIVTALMRKILKIDLENQRVVVQPGVINNWVTQAVSGAGFYYAPDPSSQIICSIGGNVAENSGGVHCLKYGVTTNHVMGLKLVLPDGSIVEVGGELLEMPGYDLTGLFVGSEGTLGIATEITLRILKAPESICVLLADFTTIEEAGDAVSDIISAGIIPGGMEIMDNLSINAVEDVVATGCYPRDAGAILLVEIDGLEVEVARNKQRVADICTKNGARSITTASDPETRLKIWKGRKAAFAAAGHLSPDYYVQDGVIPRTQMSFVLKEIEELSKKYGYRVANVFHAGDGNLHPLILYDNSVAGALEVVEELGGEILKLCVKVGGSISGEHGVGADKKCYMPDMFSATDLETMQWVRQVFNPKGLANPGKMFPTPRTCGEGAKVQNTQKFNGAELF
- a CDS encoding BMC domain-containing protein encodes the protein MPGAVGMVEVKGLPPALAVADAMVKAARVTLVGYEKVSSARYTIIVRGDVAEVQAAVAAGVDSVKRVTTEEDLLLSYHVIARPHENIDCVLPIHYTAATEQFRV
- a CDS encoding aspartyl protease is translated as MGTLVLPNLKGKQMGQVITTLTVTNRIDQVLHQRGFIPSEEVRAITLDNVVVDTGATMLCLPAHVISQLGLIQVGETNVETLAGVKRGRIFGDATLVVENREGRFDCLELTELKYALLGVIPLQQLGLEPDLQNHRLRVLPMNSEQTYLMA
- a CDS encoding chloride channel protein, yielding MTALTSSDGLQSKQPALASVSSFLTRLLNRLQPTPETVVMILAVLIGGSTGMGVVTFHYLIDLIHSLTLEGLMGFISPWGAWTLACVPTLGGAIIGLMRWRWPDFGPGISSMIAAVQQPKGGVPLVLKPVTKMVAASVSLGTGAALGPEGPSVEIGANFGMLVSQALQVSQDRQRLLLGAGAAAGIAAGFNAPIAGVFFALEVVLGTSFATSAVSVVLLAAVVAALIAQIGLGAQPAFALPDYIVLSPLELPLYMGLGLLASLVSIAYTQAVKLAQRCFRGEVPLFVWFSGIPRWLHPMIGGACVGWVALQWPQILGIGYETIEAMLQDVEFSLQLLLILLVSKLVMSAVSLGSGLVGGTFAPAMFLGASLGSAYAKILVLAIPTIQSVMAGPPAYAMVGMAAVLAGSARAPLTAILLLFELTRDYRIVLPLMAAVGLSVWLVDCLKPVKTSSSNLQQIGLNIEKDYKREILQNIRVSEAMNKSPLILSGTTTLIEAGLALTNHNCHSSLVINEAGRLIGILTLRDVNRILSGEKTDVLISYLVHQKIADICTTEILLAYDDEPVADALDRMAARGLHQLPVVERDNPYEALGLLNEEDISLVSQLAMTRDALRGYCSLPAASDAVEVEEEKVPV